The following coding sequences are from one Leguminivora glycinivorella isolate SPB_JAAS2020 chromosome 7, LegGlyc_1.1, whole genome shotgun sequence window:
- the LOC125228090 gene encoding uncharacterized protein LOC125228090, protein MMLFSSTIYYILLLYKFVHGLVQTGESMQVNVQTLIILLMNYVMVLALIVASGQRVRNQAEKLDATLALITTTIASSTDGAARSCLRSARALMRRLRAAPLRVRLVARPVQASLLATVLVVTTDYTIILLQFNHVV, encoded by the exons ATGATGCTATTTTCATCTacaatatactatatactactTCTATATAAATTCGTTCATGGCCTTGTGCAAACA GGAGAGTCAATGCAAGTGAACGTGCAGACACTGATAATATTATTGATGAACTACGTTATGGTGCTGGCTCTGATCGTGGCGAGTGGTCAGCGCGTGCGCAACCAGGCAGAAAAACTGGACGCCACTTTGGCTTTAATCACAACTACAATAGCAAGTT CAACAGATGGCGCTGCCAGGAGCTGCCTGCGTTCTGCGCGCGCGCTGATGCGGCGGCTGCGTGCGGCGCCGCTGCGCGTGCGGCTGGTGGCGCGGCCGGTGCAGGCGTCGCTGCTGGCCACCGTGCTGGTCGTCACCACCGACTACACCATCATACTGCTGCAGTTCAACCATGTTGTATAG